CAACGCTGTCGTCATCGAGCGCGTAGCGCTCGATCCACCTCGTTTGGCTTCGCCTCATTAATTTTGTAGCGGCGGTCTCAGACCGCCGGCGCGATTAGATAATAGACGATCGACGGTCTGAGACCGCCGCTACAGGAAATGAAACGCTGCACCTATCTTCTCCCAATTCGACGAATGAGCTTCTCCGACGCCGAAGCGGCTGAATTCGCCGAATATTTCCACACCCTGGGCGAGGCCGGTTGCGAGGTGCTGGTCATGGACGGCTCGCCGGCTCCGGTGTTCGCCGAAAACCACAACGCCTGGAGTTCGCTCTGCCGGCACCACGAGGTGGATCGTTCGTTCGGTTATTTGAACGACAAGGTAAACGGCATTCACACCGGCGTGAAACTGGCGACCTCACCGAAAATCGTCCTCGCGGATGACGACATCCGTTACACCGCAGCGCAAATCGACCGGGTTTGCCAGCTCCTCGACGATTTTGAGGTCGTGCGTCCGCAAAACTACCTCTCGCCGCTTCCCTGGTGGGCGCGAATGGAAGCTGCCCGGATGCTGATCAACCGCGCGACCCTGCGGACCGCCGATTACCCGGGCACCTGCGCCTTTCGTCGGGACACCATGTTGCGGGTCGGGCACTACGATGGCGATGTCCTGTTCGACAACGAGGAGATGATCCGCCATTTCGCGCGGGAAGGCGCGGCCATCAGTTACGCGACGAACCTGTTCGTGCAAAAACGGCCGCCGCGTTTCCGGAAATGGATCGAACAACGGCCGCGGCAGGCCTACGAGGATTTCGGGTTGCGGCTAAAGACAGCTCTCTTTCTGAGTTTGCCTCTGCTGGCGGCGGTGGCCGGTTTCGCTTTTGGCTGCAAAGCGCTGTTGCTCTACCTGCTCGGCATTTTCGTGGGCGGTGTCGCGCTCGCTTTTGCCGGCCGGTGCCGCGGCGACGCGGGACAATACTTTCGACTGAGCGTCTGTCTTTTCGCGCCGCTCTGGATTGCCGAGCGCACCTTCAGCACCTACTGGGCGCTCTACTGGCAATTCGCCCGTGGCGGTTATCCCTTCGGCGACAAAATCTTGTCGAAAGGCATCGGACGCGATTGGATCAGCGGTGGACGCGTGGCCGCGCAGGCGGCGGCGCGCCAGCCTAACGAATGAACAATCAAAGCCCCGAACGTCCGCCCGGAACGATGGGCGACATCCCCGCCGACGTTTTTCGCAAACATCTCCACGAGCTGGCGGATTGGATTGCCGATTACCGGGAAAAAATCGCCGAGCGGCGGATTGCCCCGAACGACAAGCCGGGCGCGGTCCTGGAACAGTTGGACAAAACGCCGCCGGAAAC
The Chthoniobacterales bacterium DNA segment above includes these coding regions:
- a CDS encoding glycosyltransferase gives rise to the protein MSFSDAEAAEFAEYFHTLGEAGCEVLVMDGSPAPVFAENHNAWSSLCRHHEVDRSFGYLNDKVNGIHTGVKLATSPKIVLADDDIRYTAAQIDRVCQLLDDFEVVRPQNYLSPLPWWARMEAARMLINRATLRTADYPGTCAFRRDTMLRVGHYDGDVLFDNEEMIRHFAREGAAISYATNLFVQKRPPRFRKWIEQRPRQAYEDFGLRLKTALFLSLPLLAAVAGFAFGCKALLLYLLGIFVGGVALAFAGRCRGDAGQYFRLSVCLFAPLWIAERTFSTYWALYWQFARGGYPFGDKILSKGIGRDWISGGRVAAQAAARQPNE